A section of the Rummeliibacillus pycnus genome encodes:
- a CDS encoding DUF421 domain-containing protein, whose product MNELLVISFRMIFLYFVILIIFKLMGKREVGELSVMDLVIFVLIADVASFAVDEPDRNLFVSILPMIILLIIQVTISFISLKSKAVRDKIDGDPTTIIRNGVLLEDEMRKQRYNLDDLFQQLREQKIGSIQKVAYAFLEPSGNLSIFMKDSLPPILPLIVDGDIQKKHLQLIEKDEQWLFEELAKLGYQQTDQIFYCCFEDGKVHVQLRS is encoded by the coding sequence GTGAACGAATTATTAGTTATTTCTTTTCGCATGATCTTCTTATATTTTGTCATTTTAATTATCTTCAAACTTATGGGGAAACGAGAAGTTGGCGAATTGAGTGTAATGGATCTTGTTATTTTTGTTTTAATTGCAGATGTGGCATCATTTGCAGTTGATGAACCAGACCGTAACTTATTTGTATCCATTTTACCGATGATTATCTTATTAATCATACAAGTAACAATTTCCTTTATTTCTTTAAAAAGTAAAGCTGTGCGTGATAAAATTGATGGGGACCCAACGACAATTATTCGTAATGGTGTACTTCTCGAAGATGAGATGAGAAAACAAAGATACAATTTAGATGACTTATTTCAACAACTTAGAGAGCAAAAGATTGGATCTATACAAAAAGTAGCTTATGCGTTCTTAGAGCCATCGGGAAATCTCTCCATTTTTATGAAAGATAGTTTACCGCCAATTTTACCATTAATAGTTGATGGTGATATCCAGAAAAAACATCTTCAATTAATAGAAAAAGACGAACAATGGCTATTCGAAGAATTGGCTAAGCTTGGCTATCAACAAACAGATCAGATATTCTATTGTTGTTTTGAAGATGGTAAAGTTCATGTCCAACTAAGATCATAA
- a CDS encoding putative polysaccharide biosynthesis protein yields the protein MTSFFHGTFLLMGAVLLSKLLGFLYRMQFMRVAGEEAVGVYMTAYPAFIFFLSLVQLGIPIAVAKIVAELEAKGKRVEISKVMRTSRLLSYLSILIFFPLLLLFIPYLAENLLHDNKVRMLLYVSLFSVPLSIASALLKGLFQGLARIEETAWSQTIEQIIRIVLITWLLPYGVVQDSPTTTATYAMIITGLAELAALAYLYWKYLNAKRKGLILSSKGYASSKPILRIALPSTGSKLFGSFTWFLEPIVFLKALTLAGFTASAATKQYGIISGVHIPLLLFPSFIPYALAVVLIPAVSDAVARGRQSLLRERVHIALRLSTIVGCFSAVFFFLYGDEFATKLFHLSEDRGYMKLLAPIFFFYYIQSPLNSILQALDEAKAAMMNSVYGGIGKLLLMLALASQTNIAETGAVIAIGFGVLITSFLHIATIRKKKYVETGFKLFVIPYWVCILVIVIRQYILPTSQFNLWINGSITLALLFVILIIADQIRITDFRYLTRTLRKRL from the coding sequence ATGACTTCATTTTTCCATGGCACTTTTTTATTGATGGGAGCTGTGCTACTCTCTAAACTATTAGGCTTTTTATATCGAATGCAATTTATGCGGGTGGCTGGTGAAGAAGCTGTCGGCGTCTATATGACGGCTTACCCAGCATTTATATTCTTTTTATCGCTTGTTCAACTGGGTATACCAATCGCCGTTGCCAAAATAGTTGCTGAATTGGAAGCCAAAGGTAAACGCGTTGAAATCAGTAAAGTTATGCGTACATCTAGACTATTAAGCTATTTATCTATCCTAATTTTCTTTCCGTTATTACTACTATTCATCCCGTATTTAGCAGAAAATCTTTTACATGATAATAAAGTTAGGATGTTACTATATGTTTCACTTTTTAGTGTACCTTTATCAATAGCATCCGCATTATTAAAAGGTTTGTTCCAAGGTCTTGCCCGTATAGAAGAAACGGCTTGGTCGCAAACAATTGAACAAATTATAAGAATTGTATTAATTACATGGTTATTGCCTTATGGTGTGGTACAAGATTCCCCTACGACAACTGCTACATACGCTATGATCATTACAGGACTTGCAGAATTGGCTGCACTAGCCTATTTATATTGGAAATATTTAAATGCAAAACGTAAAGGGCTTATTTTATCATCAAAAGGATATGCATCTTCAAAGCCCATTTTAAGAATTGCTTTGCCTTCAACTGGTAGTAAATTATTTGGCTCATTTACTTGGTTTTTAGAGCCTATTGTATTTTTAAAAGCATTAACTTTAGCTGGGTTTACTGCGTCTGCTGCCACAAAACAATACGGGATTATATCCGGTGTTCATATACCATTACTATTATTTCCATCATTTATCCCATATGCATTAGCTGTAGTACTAATTCCAGCTGTAAGTGACGCCGTTGCGAGAGGTAGACAATCTCTATTAAGAGAGCGAGTTCATATTGCTCTTAGGTTATCTACTATTGTCGGTTGCTTCAGTGCCGTGTTCTTTTTTTTATACGGAGACGAGTTTGCAACCAAGCTTTTCCATTTATCCGAAGATAGGGGGTATATGAAATTATTAGCACCCATTTTCTTTTTTTACTATATTCAGAGTCCTTTAAACTCCATCCTTCAAGCGCTAGATGAAGCAAAAGCAGCCATGATGAATTCCGTATATGGTGGGATTGGTAAACTTTTGCTTATGCTTGCTCTCGCATCACAAACAAACATTGCTGAAACAGGGGCAGTTATTGCAATTGGCTTTGGTGTACTGATTACCTCTTTCTTGCATATTGCCACAATTCGTAAAAAGAAATATGTTGAAACAGGTTTTAAATTGTTTGTAATCCCTTACTGGGTTTGCATTTTAGTCATTGTCATACGACAATATATCCTACCGACATCTCAATTTAATTTGTGGATTAATGGCTCCATCACACTTGCTTTACTATTTGTTATTCTTATAATTGCTGATCAAATTCGTATAACAGATTTCCGTTATTTGACAAGAACATTGAGAAAACGCTTATGA
- a CDS encoding post-transcriptional regulator: protein MVIQYEQLFTKVLPVLKIKKTDFKIEGLKSITEHDIWRFLIMKKWKKLNESDLVLHKVISDIFSLTAAQYMTFTQVEELKSANWFAPINDDELKMLIGNQNSPKILS from the coding sequence ATGGTAATACAATATGAACAATTATTTACAAAAGTTTTACCTGTCCTAAAAATTAAAAAAACAGATTTTAAGATAGAAGGTTTAAAAAGTATTACCGAACATGATATTTGGCGTTTTTTAATCATGAAAAAATGGAAAAAGTTGAATGAATCCGATTTAGTTTTACATAAAGTGATTTCCGATATTTTTTCATTAACTGCTGCTCAGTATATGACTTTCACACAAGTGGAAGAACTAAAAAGCGCAAATTGGTTTGCTCCTATTAATGATGATGAATTAAAAATGTTAATAGGAAATCAAAACTCACCTAAAATTCTTTCCTAA
- the secDF gene encoding protein translocase subunit SecDF, whose translation MKLKSRIVAFLMIVVVIGALMGTTVKGVLSSINLGLDLQGGFEVLYQVEPLKAGQKITDSDVKATADAISRRVNVLGVSEPSIQIESGNRIRVQLAGVKNQDAAREVLSNQANLTFRDVNDKVLLDGNDLQQGGAKPSYDQQGRPMVTLTLKDPNKFASVTGKVAKMGAPNNLLVIWLDFNEGKDSYKKEVLKKDPKFVSNPQVTQTINSKDVQITGNFTVQETKDLAGILNAGALPAKLTEMYSTSVGAQFGDQALNSTVFASIIGVALIFIFMLLVYRLPGLVADITLTIFTFITLVIFDWIHAVLTLPGIAALVLGIGMAVDANILMYERIKEELRVGKSVKAAFKAGSKSSFTAIFDANITTLLAAGVLFVLGQSSVKGFATTLIISILVSFLTAVWGTRVLLGLLVNSGYLDGKVGLFGVKKSRVHKIEEGVDTLDLSTHFDRFDFVHTRNKFFTLSAVLIIAGMIVLGIFKLNLGIDFSSGSRVEVTSNHALTKENVESYIDKIGFHSDDIVISGNNNDRAVIRYKEDFSKDEIKKIKTEFNQEYGQTPTISTVSPTIGKELVKNAIKALIYAALGIIIYVAFRFEWRMGVGAIVSLLHDVFFMVAIFSLFRIEVDITFIAAVLTIVGYSINDTIVTFDRIRENLHRVKKIKDADDLAHIVNKSLRQTLGRSVNTVMTVIVVVVALLIFGASSISTFSIALLIGLITGMYSSIYIAAQIWYVLKVREMKKKGHVDVGKKKKQWGSDEPVV comes from the coding sequence ATGAAATTAAAAAGCCGAATCGTCGCGTTCCTGATGATTGTTGTAGTAATTGGCGCACTCATGGGGACGACCGTAAAAGGCGTACTAAGTAGCATTAACTTAGGCCTGGATTTACAAGGTGGCTTCGAAGTTCTTTATCAAGTTGAACCGTTAAAAGCCGGACAGAAAATTACTGATAGTGACGTCAAAGCAACAGCTGATGCCATTAGTAGACGTGTCAATGTTCTTGGTGTAAGTGAACCAAGTATTCAAATTGAAAGCGGAAATCGTATCCGTGTTCAATTAGCAGGTGTAAAAAACCAAGACGCAGCACGTGAAGTTCTATCAAACCAAGCAAACCTTACATTCCGTGATGTTAATGACAAAGTGTTATTAGACGGTAATGACTTACAACAAGGTGGAGCAAAACCATCTTATGACCAACAAGGTCGACCAATGGTTACACTTACACTAAAAGATCCAAATAAATTTGCAAGTGTAACAGGTAAAGTTGCTAAAATGGGGGCGCCAAATAATCTATTAGTTATTTGGTTAGACTTTAACGAAGGTAAAGATTCTTACAAAAAAGAAGTATTGAAAAAAGACCCTAAATTTGTTTCTAACCCACAAGTTACTCAAACAATCAATTCCAAAGATGTACAAATCACAGGTAACTTTACAGTTCAAGAAACAAAAGATTTAGCAGGGATTTTAAATGCTGGTGCACTTCCTGCAAAATTAACTGAAATGTACTCAACTTCTGTTGGTGCACAATTCGGTGACCAAGCATTGAACAGTACAGTATTTGCCAGCATTATTGGTGTTGCGTTAATTTTCATCTTCATGTTATTGGTATACCGTTTACCAGGTTTAGTAGCTGATATTACATTAACCATCTTTACATTTATTACGTTAGTAATCTTTGACTGGATTCATGCTGTCTTGACTCTACCGGGAATTGCCGCATTAGTACTCGGGATAGGGATGGCAGTAGATGCCAACATTCTTATGTATGAGCGTATAAAAGAAGAATTACGAGTAGGCAAATCTGTGAAAGCAGCATTTAAAGCAGGCTCAAAATCTTCATTTACGGCGATTTTTGATGCCAACATTACAACACTACTGGCAGCCGGCGTATTATTCGTATTAGGCCAAAGTTCTGTAAAAGGTTTTGCAACAACATTAATCATTTCAATCTTAGTCAGCTTCTTAACAGCTGTATGGGGTACTCGTGTACTGCTAGGATTACTTGTTAACAGTGGCTACTTAGATGGAAAAGTTGGATTATTTGGTGTGAAAAAATCTCGTGTTCACAAAATTGAAGAAGGTGTTGATACACTTGATCTATCAACTCACTTTGATCGTTTCGATTTTGTACACACTCGTAATAAGTTCTTTACACTATCGGCTGTCCTAATTATTGCTGGTATGATTGTACTGGGCATCTTCAAATTGAATCTTGGAATTGACTTCTCAAGTGGTTCTCGTGTTGAAGTAACATCCAATCATGCGTTAACTAAAGAAAATGTTGAATCCTATATTGATAAAATAGGTTTCCATTCAGATGATATTGTCATTTCAGGAAATAACAATGATCGAGCAGTCATCCGATATAAAGAAGACTTTTCAAAAGATGAAATCAAGAAGATAAAAACAGAATTTAATCAGGAATATGGTCAAACGCCAACAATTAGTACAGTTTCACCAACTATTGGTAAAGAACTTGTTAAAAATGCCATTAAAGCGTTGATCTATGCAGCTCTTGGTATCATTATCTATGTTGCCTTCCGTTTTGAATGGCGCATGGGTGTTGGTGCAATCGTATCCTTATTACATGACGTATTCTTTATGGTAGCGATTTTCAGTCTCTTCCGCATAGAAGTGGATATTACATTTATCGCAGCCGTATTAACAATCGTCGGATATTCAATCAATGATACAATTGTTACATTTGACCGTATTCGAGAAAACTTACATCGCGTTAAGAAAATTAAAGATGCGGATGATTTAGCGCACATTGTCAATAAATCACTCCGTCAAACTTTAGGACGTTCTGTAAATACCGTAATGACTGTAATTGTAGTAGTTGTTGCATTACTAATCTTCGGTGCAAGTTCAATTTCAACCTTCTCAATTGCATTATTAATTGGTTTAATCACAGGTATGTATTCTTCAATCTACATCGCTGCTCAAATTTGGTACGTATTGAAAGTACGTGAAATGAAGAAAAAAGGTCATGTAGATGTAGGCAAGAAGAAAAAACAATGGGGTTCAGACGAGCCTGTAGTTTAA
- a CDS encoding S8 family serine peptidase produces the protein MNYKKWMTTLGTTFIASIAFPFFAHATSNQYDDVMIVYKNNDGKEQIMQHAVKIEHTYENLKTIEGTFTSDSISALKSFPDIKVVEKNPKFIEPLDTTSSQLATITPDWNLQSINVQNAWSSGLTGENVKVAVIDTGVAINNALPNVKRYSFVDDDPRTWIDESTPYDTDGHGTFVSGIIAAGITSYNGNHLAGIAPNVSLFSLKVFTKDGATMESLLKALEWSIEHHIDIVNMSLGTPVDDPILKNAVEKAYNAGLTLVAAAGNDGVGKDVEYPAKYDQVIAVSSVDQNNQISYFSNTGSKVEFSAPGSDVYSLGLQNNIAQESGTSFSAPHVTGFLALLKQQYPNYSNDQLRKILRNYTIDLGSIGKDPYYGYGLVNYEQKTPDDVQNLVVKDITKSSAIISYTPTENPVVPTQKYYIYVNNQLVATTTNLQYTLTNLKGGTSYKVLVEAVSADNVTTQGKEISFETIKPTEEEQYVENHQSVIRSWLGLLANKKKIAFNTQFASLYSIYPGLTGSQKAMISKYNKKINLVAISATSRSSYIKATNLTSMKTKKSTTITFATAIKPATLTTNNVYVLSAGKRITGFTLKKDSKGKTIKLSTSKNLAKGNYVIFIDNKGVKTSKGKATSKPFAIKFTVK, from the coding sequence ATGAATTATAAGAAATGGATGACTACACTAGGTACTACTTTTATCGCATCAATCGCTTTTCCTTTTTTTGCTCATGCTACTAGCAATCAATACGATGATGTAATGATTGTCTATAAGAATAATGATGGTAAAGAACAGATTATGCAGCATGCTGTTAAAATCGAACATACATATGAAAATCTTAAAACAATAGAAGGAACTTTCACCAGTGATAGTATATCAGCCTTAAAAAGTTTTCCAGATATTAAAGTAGTTGAAAAGAATCCGAAATTTATAGAGCCTTTGGATACAACGAGTTCTCAACTAGCTACAATCACTCCTGATTGGAATTTACAATCCATTAATGTCCAAAATGCATGGTCTTCAGGATTAACAGGTGAAAATGTAAAGGTTGCAGTTATTGATACAGGAGTAGCCATTAATAATGCACTTCCAAATGTCAAAAGGTATTCTTTTGTGGATGATGATCCACGAACTTGGATTGATGAAAGCACACCTTATGATACAGATGGACATGGTACTTTTGTATCTGGGATTATAGCGGCAGGGATTACATCATATAACGGTAATCATTTGGCTGGAATAGCACCAAATGTATCATTGTTCAGTCTAAAGGTTTTTACAAAAGATGGAGCTACAATGGAATCCCTATTAAAAGCACTCGAATGGTCTATTGAGCATCATATCGATATTGTGAACATGTCTCTCGGTACACCTGTTGATGATCCAATACTTAAAAATGCGGTTGAAAAAGCATACAATGCAGGACTTACATTAGTTGCTGCTGCGGGCAATGATGGGGTAGGAAAAGATGTAGAGTATCCTGCAAAATATGATCAAGTAATCGCAGTATCTTCAGTTGATCAAAATAATCAAATTTCCTATTTTTCTAATACAGGTTCCAAAGTTGAATTTTCAGCGCCAGGAAGTGATGTCTATTCGTTAGGTTTACAAAATAACATTGCACAAGAGTCTGGAACTTCATTTTCAGCACCTCATGTAACAGGGTTTTTAGCGTTATTAAAACAACAATATCCAAATTATTCAAATGACCAATTGCGTAAAATATTAAGAAATTACACAATTGACTTAGGGAGTATAGGAAAAGATCCTTACTATGGTTATGGATTAGTTAACTATGAACAAAAAACGCCAGATGATGTTCAAAACCTTGTTGTTAAGGATATTACAAAATCATCAGCAATCATATCTTATACACCAACTGAAAATCCCGTCGTACCAACGCAAAAATATTATATTTATGTAAATAATCAATTAGTGGCTACAACGACAAATTTACAATATACGCTAACTAATTTAAAAGGTGGAACTTCATATAAAGTTTTGGTTGAAGCAGTTAGTGCAGATAATGTCACTACTCAAGGTAAGGAAATCAGTTTTGAAACAATCAAACCTACTGAAGAAGAACAATATGTAGAAAATCATCAATCCGTAATAAGAAGTTGGTTAGGTCTTTTAGCTAACAAGAAAAAAATAGCATTCAATACACAATTTGCATCACTATATTCAATTTATCCAGGATTGACAGGATCACAAAAAGCTATGATCTCGAAATATAACAAAAAAATAAATCTTGTTGCCATCTCAGCGACTTCAAGATCGAGCTATATTAAAGCCACAAACTTAACGAGCATGAAAACGAAAAAATCAACAACTATAACATTTGCAACAGCAATCAAGCCCGCAACGCTAACTACAAATAATGTTTATGTATTAAGTGCAGGTAAAAGAATAACAGGCTTCACTTTAAAGAAAGATTCAAAGGGTAAAACAATTAAATTATCAACTAGCAAGAATTTAGCAAAAGGAAATTATGTGATATTTATAGACAATAAAGGTGTAAAAACGTCTAAAGGAAAAGCGACTTCAAAACCTTTTGCAATTAAATTTACAGTAAAATAG
- the recJ gene encoding single-stranded-DNA-specific exonuclease RecJ: MTATEKRWRINRPDEQLVKELQDGLKISSITAKILVARGFKTVEAARAFLMIDEKAIHDPFQLYGMKEAVQRINKAIQNNEKILVYGDYDADGITSTTVMKTVLQDLGANVSHLIPNRFTDGYGPSERLFRQAFDEGYQLIITVDNGIAGNHEVQIAKDLGMDVIVTDHHEPGNTLPPADVIIHPRHPEGHYPFGELAGVGVAFKVAHALYGEFPKHLLEIVAIGTIADLVPLLDENRYLVKAGIEALQNSTRPAIRALCKVSGINQQEINEDTIGFSFGPRLNALGRLGDAAPGVDFLMSQDIAEATLMANYLNEQNKERQAIVTEITNQAIAMVENDDEIGNSQVLVIAEEGWNPGVVGIVASRLVEKYYRPTIILSIDVEKGTAKGSARSIEGFHMYNELSKNREILPAFGGHPMAAGMTLAMEDVDELRFRLDQQARECLTEEDLIPVLEVDIPLKVEEIDIEAIEEVRILAPFGTSFAKPTYAIEDASIQSMRKIGANEDHLKLQIVSNNHELDAVGFHKGYLVDELTYGIKVSFAGDLQINEWNGRKKPQLMLQDVKTDEWQLFDLRGIRQVARWLQTIPLEEVTFIAFREATISYYESLIPNEIHEFSENISNANCCSYVVILDLPHNVQMLESLLNRVNPNRIYAHFYIPDSHYFDGMPTREQFVWYYSFLRKRQTFHLRQHLTDLAKHKGWSREMLIFMTQVFFELGFVTIENGLAKIVDNPPKKDLTSAKIYQERSQQMDLEQTLLYAPYKDLREWFDLRLNGQAVSEEEQ, from the coding sequence ATGACAGCGACTGAAAAAAGATGGCGTATTAATCGCCCAGATGAACAACTTGTTAAAGAACTACAGGATGGGCTCAAAATTTCATCCATTACAGCCAAAATTTTAGTAGCACGCGGTTTCAAGACGGTTGAAGCAGCTCGTGCTTTTTTAATGATTGATGAAAAGGCTATCCATGATCCATTTCAACTGTATGGCATGAAGGAAGCTGTTCAACGGATAAATAAAGCTATACAAAATAATGAAAAAATTTTAGTTTATGGTGATTATGACGCCGATGGTATTACTAGTACAACAGTTATGAAAACCGTATTACAAGATCTTGGTGCAAATGTATCTCATCTAATTCCAAATCGTTTTACAGATGGCTATGGTCCAAGTGAACGACTTTTTAGACAAGCATTTGATGAAGGTTACCAACTGATTATTACCGTTGATAACGGTATTGCAGGAAATCATGAAGTACAGATAGCCAAAGATTTAGGGATGGATGTTATCGTCACAGATCACCATGAGCCTGGTAATACTTTGCCCCCTGCAGATGTGATTATTCACCCAAGACACCCAGAGGGACATTATCCTTTTGGTGAATTAGCGGGTGTCGGTGTGGCCTTTAAAGTAGCACATGCATTGTATGGCGAATTTCCTAAGCATCTTTTAGAAATCGTTGCAATAGGTACGATTGCAGACTTAGTGCCATTACTTGACGAAAACCGTTATCTTGTAAAAGCAGGAATTGAAGCATTACAAAACTCTACAAGACCTGCAATCAGAGCGTTGTGCAAAGTATCTGGTATAAATCAACAAGAGATAAATGAAGATACAATTGGCTTTAGCTTTGGTCCAAGATTAAATGCTTTAGGAAGACTTGGAGATGCGGCACCAGGAGTAGATTTTTTAATGTCTCAAGATATAGCTGAAGCAACTCTGATGGCAAATTATTTAAATGAACAGAATAAAGAACGCCAGGCAATTGTAACCGAGATAACGAATCAAGCTATTGCTATGGTTGAAAACGATGATGAAATTGGCAATTCACAAGTATTGGTCATTGCGGAAGAAGGATGGAATCCAGGAGTAGTAGGGATTGTAGCATCACGACTTGTCGAAAAATACTATCGTCCGACAATAATTCTTTCAATAGATGTAGAAAAAGGGACTGCAAAAGGATCGGCACGTAGTATTGAAGGATTCCATATGTACAACGAACTTTCTAAAAACAGAGAGATTTTACCAGCATTTGGCGGTCATCCTATGGCTGCAGGGATGACACTAGCAATGGAAGATGTTGATGAATTACGGTTTAGATTAGATCAACAAGCTAGAGAATGTTTGACAGAGGAAGATTTAATACCTGTTCTTGAAGTTGATATACCGCTTAAAGTAGAAGAAATTGATATTGAAGCAATTGAAGAGGTTCGTATTTTAGCTCCATTTGGTACAAGTTTTGCGAAACCTACTTATGCTATTGAAGATGCTTCTATCCAATCGATGCGCAAAATCGGTGCAAATGAAGACCATCTCAAATTACAAATTGTTTCAAATAATCATGAACTAGATGCAGTAGGTTTTCACAAAGGCTACTTAGTTGATGAATTGACATATGGTATTAAGGTATCATTTGCTGGTGACCTACAAATCAATGAATGGAATGGGCGTAAAAAGCCGCAACTAATGCTACAAGATGTCAAAACAGATGAATGGCAATTATTTGATTTAAGAGGAATTCGACAAGTCGCTCGTTGGTTGCAAACGATTCCTCTTGAAGAAGTAACATTTATTGCTTTTCGAGAAGCCACAATTAGCTACTATGAATCTCTTATTCCGAATGAAATCCATGAATTCTCGGAAAATATTTCAAATGCAAATTGCTGTTCATATGTTGTAATATTAGATTTGCCGCATAATGTTCAAATGTTAGAATCTCTATTAAACAGAGTAAACCCGAATCGAATTTATGCACATTTTTATATCCCAGATTCTCACTATTTTGATGGAATGCCTACTCGAGAACAGTTTGTATGGTATTATTCGTTTTTGAGAAAAAGACAAACTTTCCATCTGCGCCAACACCTAACCGATTTGGCAAAACATAAAGGTTGGAGCCGTGAGATGCTTATTTTTATGACACAGGTGTTTTTTGAACTTGGATTTGTTACAATAGAGAATGGACTCGCGAAAATTGTAGATAATCCGCCCAAAAAAGATTTAACAAGTGCGAAGATCTATCAAGAACGATCGCAACAAATGGATTTAGAACAAACCCTATTGTATGCGCCATATAAGGATTTAAGAGAGTGGTTTGACCTACGTTTAAATGGTCAGGCAGTTTCTGAGGAGGAACAATAA
- a CDS encoding adenine phosphoribosyltransferase — protein sequence MDLKQYVTIVEDWPKEGISFKDITTIMDNGKAYKYATDQIVEYAKKVGAELIVGPEARGFITGCPVAYALEIGFAPVRKPGKLPREVITADYGLEYGKDTLTMHKDAVKPGQKVLIVDDLLATGGTVEAAIRLVEQLGGEVVGCAFLIELEELHGRDKIKDYDVYTLMKY from the coding sequence ATGGATTTAAAACAATATGTGACAATTGTAGAGGATTGGCCTAAAGAAGGCATTTCTTTTAAAGATATCACAACAATTATGGATAACGGCAAAGCATATAAATATGCAACAGACCAAATTGTTGAATATGCAAAAAAAGTTGGAGCTGAATTAATCGTAGGACCAGAAGCTCGCGGTTTCATCACAGGATGCCCCGTAGCGTATGCGCTTGAAATTGGCTTTGCTCCTGTACGTAAACCAGGAAAATTACCACGTGAAGTAATCACTGCAGATTACGGCCTTGAATATGGTAAAGATACATTAACTATGCACAAGGATGCAGTAAAACCAGGCCAAAAAGTTTTAATCGTCGACGACTTGTTAGCGACTGGTGGAACAGTGGAAGCGGCAATTCGTTTAGTTGAACAATTAGGTGGAGAAGTAGTAGGATGTGCCTTTTTAATCGAACTTGAAGAACTACATGGCCGAGATAAAATAAAAGACTATGATGTATACACTTTGATGAAATACTAG